Within the Papaver somniferum cultivar HN1 unplaced genomic scaffold, ASM357369v1 unplaced-scaffold_22, whole genome shotgun sequence genome, the region aattcgcgataacaaccacgggtgatatctccaagattgctgccaagctcgtgccgttttgtccaatttggccctggacatatcctgtttctcagaatgctctagagaatcaaagctcatattctcataggaagcggcccacttcctcattcagataggtgagtttccataaagagcgttactgctacaccccacttcaatcttaaattgaaactatagaactcattaagacttcttaaaagtcatccttcacatgcagtcacactatgacgtctacaccatagggaagggacagagaataaaattctctgatagtgtttacctttacccaccataaattagttgtctcattcgaaaccttgattttgggatctccagtcagcaagattgagtatccttcatggcaagtttaatttatgagcttaagccccatcaccttcgatgtgtttctaacaatctctttggatgaacctttcgtcaaaggttgcgcgatattctccttggactttatccaatcaatggaaataacgccaattgagattagttatttttagctttagctattatagcttggctaacacagtatatagatatagctggcacaggcctatgccagagaggaatgtcttctaaaaagcatcttaggcactcagccccctctcgtgctttatctatcgcaatactctcagattccataatgaattgagcaatatatgtatgtttggaaatcttccaaaacaaaccttcctgctagagtgaaaacatatccactcgtagacttaagaCTCCtatgagtcaactatccagtttgcatcacaaagtctctcaaggacagcaagatacctttcataaaccaaacaaaaggtaatagagtattttaggtaccgtaatactctactaagtgcatcccaatgctcttgctctggacaacaagtatatctacttaacttactcacactataggcaatgtctggacacttacagttcattaaattcatcagacatcatataactcttgagtattcaagttaagatactccactatccttaattttcttgagtctacaagaataatcgtacggagtataagcagtcttacaatcacactgattgtatctcttaagcacaaaattcaacataatgagaatgactaagactacatatgttagattattttctaatcctcatccctaagattacatcaacagggcctaagtctttccagtcaacgttctcattcagcgcatgtttttagtggaattaatcatctatgtttgtatcaagtataagcatatcaacaacatacaagcatacaatcacacaggcatccttaacaagttacttgtaaatatacttgtcagattcattaacttaaatccactacacattatcacatgatcaaatttttcatgtcactatttacgtgcttattttataaaccatacaaaattttgttcaacttacaaaatttcatcataacctttcactacaaagtcctcaggttggtctatgtaaatttctttatctaattcacgattttagaaaagctgtcttaacatccatctgatgtatctctaatttgtttatcaaagcaataacaattagcatctcaacgtaagtaaatctcgtTACATGTgcataagaatcaaggaaatatacaccttcttttagtttatagcctttagctaccaacttagcctaatatttttctacggttccatatacctaatgtttcctcttaaagactcatttacatctcatttGTATTACTCtatggaggtaaactataaacctctcaagtcaggttccgacggactgagtccatttcactaaatgaagcttcttaccagaatgggatttcagtagatatcaaggcttctttacaagtccagggcttagactacgctaggcatgttatgaagtcggcttcataagaagtctcaagtctaattgttttacttctcttaggctcaaccttaacttcatcttcctttaagataagttctgactatttgaaagtaaatctaggggatcaacaacacatctctaatgaggtacaagtttaagaataaacatgttcaaagaactcagcatccctagattatgtaatagtattcacaacaaagtcagaaaaatcacaccaaaagtatgaaaaatcagaatacacaaccaaaaatctatatgtagaagtatactcagcataccttatatgaagacacaatcaccatttttggtttctatctagtttttctaggaagaggaatgataatcttagtcaaacacccccacactttgacatattcataacaaggtcatctacctttccataaatcatatggagtttcatctgatccttaagggtactatattcaggatatactagttaagaggacttcctcctcccacaagaccgcaggtaatcctgaactaatcgacatggtaattatgatctccttaaggatacaattaatatgttcaaggctTTTAATTGGttatcaacttcaagtttatacatcttaaggcttctaaggcatcatccttatccctaagcaattatacaagatagtacctcgtacaatcatctacggaagttataaaccatcttttatcatagtggttttgggttgaactcatgtcaactaggcctaactgaattaattataagggattagaattactatgaacatttgtgctaaaagattttatagcatattcatttcacttttgtgttcaagatccaaactaaatttgggtacgaagcctatgctaggaagtttatacattgacttataattttacggttccaagtctaccatgcaaaacattcaaagacacacaaaagaaagcgcAAGAAttaactatgttcacttcatcagattttccttcaaacttatatagaccctaagtcctataactgttgcctaaaaaatcaatacccttagttataacaagttttccacatttaattaagatcttcaatcttttaccatcttgaagagaacaagatacaatattatttcatatgctcggaacatgaaaacttcattcagtgtgagaatattacagatatgaactTATGCTcaacctttcccttttatgcaacctctgtcgcagatgagttactcatatagagtttctcgacatcccttatcccttgataagaggtgaacaggtctctatttcaacaaacatacttagtgactccagagtccacccaccagtctctcacattggttattaaaataacttccgacatcatggttcattttgtttcaactaaattagcattaactttctacttattaaagttttatgttgtctacactttactgccgtatggccaggaattttacaaacataacaatcacccttaactaaagtaatgccggattcaattttacgaaacatacctttcttatgaagagtACGGTTAGAGTTGTTTTTGATAttcccgcctttgtcagctttggaagacttgtgttcatccacatgcgcctggtagccatgttccttttcaattcatgtcacaatcttcgtttatactctgaccacggacacggtaatttcccaatcacctaatacaccaaatctcacaaaccttagttccgaaacggaagataaaatTTGAGTTTTGaatataatatctagatttacaaacttcgtttgaaccaccctatcaaaaaactcatgattaccccataaaaaatactttagttaacaacaaaagtttgcccgtcagaatttttcaagaacatatgtctgttttgtaaaatatcaaaaaaacacttttacaactccaaaaattctgaaattttacgtgggtaactatcaggatgtctactacgttgtgtcaaaagggttcatcgaaattccttctaggttaagagataatatCGAagctctacagctgaccaaaattcgtttttgtttttcactccacaattaacatccatgattcacaaaccaaccaaccatttttttattattacacatagtaatgtcttaagattgttgggtgcaataatcaaaaataaggaaaaatcaaataagcaaaagttattgatacttagctcctttataatggaagtgatcgatttgatgaaacgaatgacctccctatatctccgcaacaacaacaaggcaaaactttggaaaaacagagtgagtcacgtgttcaacacgttgtccttaagacattagcgcccggctacactcaagagtgatgctataaccCTCACagaacggatatctccaggataaaacaccctaatacacctactactagcatatgtagtagatcctcaacttgagcttggcaactccgaaaaaaccgttaaggaaaatcgcgaactcttaagaaacgccataaaatattttcccttaggggtccttctaaaatatagagcaaccactttcccatagattttataaaagtagtgaatttctttatataattgacaaatacaacttaagaagaaaaactctccgatgtgggactaaaaggtttatatagtttcttaaaactattaaaaattggaaactccacgatgtgggactaaaaagtttcattcacaaaataaaataataaattataattttttattaaaacttcaaaaaattattttttattaatcgttttccaacataaTGTCGAGGCTGAACACAGCTGCGACCCTGGGTGTTATACATCTTCATCCAAGGGCGGAACTACATGATGACTAGGGCTAGCTTAAGCCAGCCCCAGCAAGCCAAAAAACCATTTATTTTACAGCCTAATTTGAGTTGGATCATATTATGTGTGTTAATTTTACACTTAAGCCAACCCAAAATGGATCAAGCCATCCCCATACCCAACGTCCAGTTCCGCCACTGACTTCATCTGAAGCTCACCCCACCACAACGTAAAAAACCATCGGGATATTTGCGTACCCCGCCACAGTCATTCTCTATTGAACAACCAATCTTTCTGGCCTTGTAATGGCAAGATGAAAATGATCTGTGGCAATATTTAGCCTTTGTTTGTATATACAAATAAATCGGTGCAAGAGTCTTTGGATTATGCAGCGACCGAAGGAGGATCTGTTTCAGAATTGCAGTAATCTTGCTGAGCCTTTGGTGCAGTTGGATTTCTCTCGATATAAGTAAGAGATGAAATTTTCTCAGAATTGGTAAACTCCCCAATGTGTAGGTGTGTATAAGAAAGTTCACCTACTGCAGTTACTGAAGTTGGCTAGGAAACACTAGGCATGAATAAAGCTGATGTGGATGATACCGATGAGACTTCTTCTTATAAACCAAAATCACAAATCAACAGGAGAGAAGAAAGAACTGGCTACGGACTATTATTGCAGCAACTTGTTTCAATAGACTAAAGCTGGTCGATGTGCAAAAAGATGTTGATCTCCTTGGTTTGTCTACTTTCTGAACAGCTGGTACTTGCTATTCACGATCTCGCAGCAGCCATGTAAAGAAAAGAGCGTATTTGCAAGGATTGTACAAAAGAACCATGTTTAGGTTAAGGATGCTTCTTTTGAAATTTAAATGAGACAAGTCGCACATCTACAATGCCGAATAGCCTAATATAAGTTTTCGAAGCCCAACACGATGGTCTATCGTCTCTCTTATTGTCGTCGAGCTGCCATCAAACTAGCAGCACTATTCACTGTGTTGGCCCCTGCGGTTGACATTGTTGGAAAACAAGTGACTTTTAGAAATATGCTGAATTCTTCGGAAGTTACAAACAACAATACTAGCTATACACCTGGCAAGACGGGTGATGCTACGTTGACCGGCATAAATCCCGTGGTTATCACCGGGTGTTGACCGGCATAAATCCCGTGGTTATCACCGGGTGGAGATCGAATGGCTGAGAGGGGGAGCGTGCTTAGCATCCGGAGGATAAAAGCTCATGTGGATCCCGTAACTCTCTCACCTCTCCTCACACGGGTTTGGCTGCGGGATCTCCTCCCGGTAAACCAAGCATTATTTTGGCAAAACCAAAAGGTAGGCAGGTACTTTAGTTGACGTATCATTGAGTCTAAAAGGCATATATAGATATAAACTATAATCGTCTGACAGTCTTAGCTTCACTGGACGCCTGTTGGCAATTAAATAGCTAGACACGTGTGTTAAAGAAAATTAAAAGGCACAACTGCATGTTTTCAACAGTATAGCTTTTTTCTCTTCAAATTTCTTAGAATAAGGCGTAGTCTTAAAAGGCTACAGATCGTCTGTTACGAAATTCATCTGTTCCTCTGTTCGAACCAATTCCCAGCAGCCGCGTGTCTCCTATTATAACTACCACATTTCACAAAAATAGACGTGATATACTTGACTAAATTAGCAGATTTTCTAAGAGAAAAATTAGGAAATATTTGGTGTACCTTATCTCTCTTCTGTCCATAGAATACTCCTAACTTCCATGTCTAGCAACTTCTATCCCCAGTCCCAGTCCAGTTCGTAATCTAAATTTTTGCAGAGTTCAACACCAAAGAGTTCCTAATAATGAATTAATGATCCCCGTAGCAGTTCTTTTTTCTGACATTTGGAAATGCAACCAATTAAGATATTTTCCCAACTAGTCTAGACGGTTGATAAATCATGATCATGCCTATTAAGTACATTTCCAACTTATCTGTATTTGCTTTTGCTGCGATAACGTGCAAGTCCTCCCAGTTAATTTATCCTGGAACCTCGTTTGGAAAATCAATTGAATTTTTAACATCCATGACAAGGATCTGTAAGATTAATAAGGATAATTAAATTTTAAATTGTGTTCGTTTCTGTGCTAAAGGATTTGAGAATCAAATGGGAAACTTTGGATGTTACACGGTTTCCCTAGTCTTAACTCTTAAATGTGATTATCTAAAATTAAAGTTTGTCTCACTACCGTGCAATTTTGAAGGTCATTTTATGCTAGCAGTAAATACTTATATGGATTTCGAACATGAACTGGTCATTGATAGTCAGCTTATCAACTGTTACGTAAACTGTCTAAACTGGTTACCACTGACAAAGCAGGAAAGTACTTAATCAAACTTATTTTACTCCAACAGTGCCTGCGAGCATTTCAAGACCAGTTACATTTTCCCATCGGAGAACTTGCTAAAGATTGTGTGAATGCAAGCACGCGCAGTAGACAATATCTTCCCTGCAACTTTTGCACATAAACTGGAGCGATTCTTTCAGGATCAAAATGTTTTAGTAAGGCAATTCATAGATTTCCTATTTTACATAGTTTAACAAAAGTCTCTATCAATTTGTTCTACGGAAACAGAACAATAAGTAAAAtgttaagaaaataaagaagatgacatTATGGAGTATATGCTAACGATGGACAGTAGAGATATAAGGTAAGTCAAATATTtcctaatatttctcttagaaaatctGATAATTTAGTCAAGTATATCACGTCTAAATTTGGGAAATGGGGTAGTTATAATAGGAGACACTTGGTTGTAGGGGATTGGTTGGAATAGAGGAACAGTGGAATTTCGTAACAGACGATCCGAAGCCGTCTTAAAAGTAGTATAGCTTTTGTCTCGATCACTTGATGGCCATCAAAATAAACTAAAACCCTTAGGGATTATTCAAGGAACACGGATTTCACTGAGTCTCTGATGGCATTAAACACGCCTGCCACCTAATATTCCACGCATATATGGTGTTAGAATaggggcatccaactcaaaatcaattgacaatgagtggaaaGACCTaggagattataaaccgcaggatcttaaattgcccaacaatgtgggactaataatctcaacaatatCTTAGTCATGTATTTCTCTATTATTCCATCGCCACTTCACCTTAGTAAGAGAGCATATTCCGCACCAAACGTACGGAAAAGTATTTGATGGGGGCGTTTTCTGATAGGGGCATGGGAACAAATCATGTCTTGATACTTGTTTTTGCTATAAATAAATTTtgttcccaaaaaattaaaaaaagtgtatttttggtgaaaatattggTTATTTTAATTGATAATATTTTATCTCCCCTCCTTTAAAACACTAAGTCATATAAGTTCCCACGTCGCATGGTGAATGTGACACCCTCCTCGAACtaaattagataaaagctttGAAATAGAACAATTCTGAAGAGGGCAAGTGGCGGAACTCTATTGGTTAGAGCATTAAAACATGAATAACACTTTGTTTACACCATGTATTTAACCCCCGTTAGTAACACCGTTAGCAAATAGTATACAACACTTATGTGTGAATTTACACCTAATTAATAACTTACACTTGGTTTAAACCAAATACTTAATTGGACGTTAGGCAGGTAGACAATACTTTCGTGAAAACTAACACTGTCATCTATCATTTCTTTACAACCCTAATCGTCTGCCGCACCTCTTCCTCTCTGTGTTCTCTTTCTCTTGAGTTTCTCTTCTATAGCTCCGAATGAAAAACTAAAAGAGATAGAGAAGAAAATTATTCATCACCTCCGAATCAACTCGATCAATCCATAATCAGTGCCCACACTAACCCAACTTTTCAAATGGATGATTCTGttataggggggggggggggggggggggggatgttTCTTCATTAAATTGAGGAAGATGAGGAAAGGTTGATTGCGCAAAATCCAATTGtagagatgttgttgtttcttCAAAGGTATTTTCCTATTCTTTCGTTTAAACCCTAAATCCAATTTGATTCCAAACCGTAATCTTAATTCGATTTCTGTTCAGATTAGGGTCTGTTGTTCGCATTAAGataataagataagatatgttgTTTTTCTCGATCACCAGCACATTTTGGTTATGTAGTGTGGCCAGTGTGGGTACTAATTTGCAATTGTGGGTATCAAGGCATGTGATAGGAATAGTGCAGGTAGAGATACTAATTTATTGTGTCAGCTTCCTTGATCAACACTCTGCTGGGATCAGTTCAACGCTTTATAAAGAGGTAACTCTTGACCATTAGAACTCTGTTTTGACAATTGTCCAGTTTCTTCTACTTTATGTTACATGTATCTTATGTGCTATGCTATTTATGTTATCTATGGTGTTGTTCAAGTTTTCTACAGTGAGAAAAATTGTGATCTTGACTTAGGGATCTCAGTCTTTTTGAGGCATGTTTTAACATTCTACACATTTGGAAAGTTATAATGTAGGAATGTTATGTTTAGCATACATTCACTGGATTGAAAGTGATGTATTTGATCAGAACCaacacacaattttttttttgtcggaTTGAACGTGATCTCATATGTTTATATGATTTTTATAATTGCATAAAAAAATTTTATTTGCAACACTAATCGTCCCTCTTTCATCTCCTTTTTGTATGTAGTTTAAGTCTTACTTTATAAAGGGTCTTTCAGCAAATCATTTGCACATAATCTAATGTTGTAGATTGCGATGTATTTTGTAGGTGCAAGTAGCCAGCCATGTTTGTATTTTGTAGGCTTCTACAATCATTTGATTTTTGGCATCTTCCAGCACCCTATGATATTACCATGTATGAAAATATGCATTAGTGCTTTAAAACTCTGAAGTAAAAGCTGCATTCCTCGAGTTTTTGCTGGAAAAATATATTATGTTTATGATCTTACACTTGACTAGAAGATTGAATTAGTAATGAATTAGCAAACTTTTAAACTTCTTGGGTGGAAtcctttggttttcttaattagatgattattgaaaagaaaattttatttgCTCTAAGCAACACAGTACGGTGGGGTGTTATATTCAGCTACTGCTTTGGTTCTCAGTTTCTGGACATATATGTGTCAAGATGTATGTTTTATAGTAATTGTCACATTGCTATGCAGGATACTCTTACACCAGCAGTTGTCATAACTAAAAGACTCTATAGCTAAGTTCAAGGATGTTTACATGGAACAGTTTGATAAGGACGGTGATGGTCTTATTGAGAGTGATGGCAAACTTGCGATGTTGGGACAGTTCATGACATTAGTGCT harbors:
- the LOC113340468 gene encoding uncharacterized protein LOC113340468 isoform X3, which codes for MLLFLQSVASVGTNLQLWVSRHVIGIVQVEILIYCVSFLDQHSAGISSTLYKEFDKDGDGLIESDGKLAMLGQFMTLVLIVDAYGLLLSKLLLQWGKGEEIVNLHEVTEDPRPVLLLYFPWTTLKRWEVPVHHQQVLQYLVKGRDSQK
- the LOC113340468 gene encoding uncharacterized protein LOC113340468 isoform X2, with product MLLFLQSTFWLCSVASVGTNLQLWVSRHVIGIVQVEILIYCVSFLDQHSAGISSTLYKEFDKDGDGLIESDGKLAMLGQFMTLVLIVDAYGLLLSKLLLQWGKGEEIVNLHEVTEDPRPVLLLYFPWTTLKRWEVPVHHQQVLQYLVKGRDSQK
- the LOC113340468 gene encoding uncharacterized protein LOC113340468 isoform X1, with the protein product MLFFSITSTFWLCSVASVGTNLQLWVSRHVIGIVQVEILIYCVSFLDQHSAGISSTLYKEFDKDGDGLIESDGKLAMLGQFMTLVLIVDAYGLLLSKLLLQWGKGEEIVNLHEVTEDPRPVLLLYFPWTTLKRWEVPVHHQQVLQYLVKGRDSQK